Proteins encoded within one genomic window of Rossellomorea vietnamensis:
- a CDS encoding cell wall-binding repeat-containing protein, which translates to MKRKIRSLVALVFVFSLIFSQFSVKEAGAEESGVPNEEGTLTIGNPVDGEFAASETVHWYKVDPSEREIADYTHLRVKLQSESEVNVTIYSSLENAIDNRAFDRYMSYSYENEPAIIDFPISWVGPYYIKIESYGMEEEYAEFDEEMDDMVTPYTISYDGVTLPPSDEAIAEECPAELSTKERENGKSILRDLRTVRETVLAKTENGQDLSALYYKAAPFISSKMVFSKGLRDDVYRDLVQLKDLFADVATNGSASSYTITKEDQKAINDLYNHALESTPDFIQEKIASTAKNVGISNLTSKTVSSILAKAGLSPVKSAGEETRLIVKLKDKKAAATIQGKTKSMDVESVSPLKSKDAFFSNMYVVEGKASAASVQAASKEISQLDEVEFVEPVQQYKALSTDAQYPYQWSLDNKGDNGGTPDADIQYEELQELLKDKTLKDTVIAVVDTGVDHTLADLSNVVLKEDGYNFVGRNSDAMDDHGHGTHVSGIIAAEANNHYSMAGINPHAKILPVKVLDASGSGDTEQIAYGIKYAVDHGAQVINLSLGGSYSRVIEYALKYAHDHGVTVVAATGNDGMEGISYPGSSKYVVSVGATNNMDLVSDYSNFGNGIDLVAPGTDIPSLVPDGNVTYMSGTSMATPHVAAVAGLLLSQDAGLTPAQVERVLTRTALDISFSEEDNPGDGYYYEDEYPYPAEMVLPGYDTVSGWGRLDALGAVTGIAQANIGTERIFGSDRYETAVKISSKGWEQSDVAVIATGRNYPDALSATPLAYHHQAPLLLTNTTTLPKSVKDELKRLKVKKVILVGGKSVISANVEKEVKDLGIKTVSRISGADRYETSVKIAEQLGFTDRAVVATGQSFADALSIAPIAARLEMPILLTSKNGTPDSVQNYIEESMFEQFYVIGGESVIPEMVAEEFMNYERLSGSDRYETNSSIISYFAGELNITTPFIATGKNYPDALAGSALAAVEGNPVVLTHPKEAQFTTMDTLAMFAPVTDQYYILGGEGAISDSVIESLLAQ; encoded by the coding sequence ATGAAAAGGAAGATTCGTAGTTTAGTAGCTTTGGTTTTCGTTTTTTCGCTTATCTTCAGCCAGTTTTCCGTGAAGGAAGCAGGGGCGGAAGAGTCTGGTGTACCGAATGAGGAAGGGACGTTGACGATCGGGAACCCTGTCGATGGGGAATTCGCTGCATCAGAGACCGTTCATTGGTATAAGGTCGATCCTTCTGAAAGGGAGATTGCCGACTACACTCATTTACGGGTAAAGCTTCAGTCTGAAAGTGAAGTAAATGTAACGATTTATTCAAGCTTGGAAAATGCCATCGACAATCGTGCTTTTGACCGTTATATGAGTTACTCCTATGAAAACGAACCAGCGATCATCGACTTCCCGATCTCATGGGTAGGTCCTTATTACATTAAGATTGAATCGTATGGGATGGAAGAAGAGTATGCAGAGTTCGATGAAGAAATGGACGATATGGTGACTCCGTACACAATCAGTTATGATGGCGTGACGCTGCCTCCATCTGACGAAGCCATCGCTGAGGAGTGTCCGGCGGAGTTAAGTACGAAAGAAAGAGAAAATGGAAAAAGTATTTTAAGAGATTTACGTACCGTCCGTGAAACGGTTCTAGCGAAAACAGAAAATGGCCAAGATCTATCGGCACTTTATTACAAAGCGGCTCCTTTCATCAGCTCGAAAATGGTCTTCAGCAAAGGGCTGCGTGATGATGTTTACCGGGATCTTGTTCAATTAAAGGACTTATTTGCCGATGTTGCAACGAATGGCAGTGCAAGCTCATATACCATCACTAAAGAAGATCAGAAAGCAATCAATGATCTATACAACCATGCACTTGAATCGACTCCGGATTTCATCCAGGAGAAAATTGCAAGCACAGCTAAAAACGTCGGGATTTCGAACCTGACGAGTAAAACCGTTTCTTCGATTTTGGCGAAAGCAGGACTTTCCCCTGTTAAGTCAGCTGGTGAAGAAACACGCTTGATTGTGAAACTAAAGGATAAAAAGGCCGCAGCAACGATCCAGGGGAAAACGAAATCAATGGATGTGGAATCTGTTTCTCCGTTAAAGTCGAAGGATGCGTTCTTCTCTAATATGTATGTGGTGGAAGGAAAGGCATCTGCCGCTTCAGTACAAGCTGCTTCGAAAGAGATTTCACAGCTTGATGAAGTGGAATTCGTTGAACCGGTTCAGCAGTATAAAGCCCTATCAACAGATGCTCAATATCCGTACCAATGGTCCCTTGATAATAAAGGGGACAACGGTGGTACACCAGATGCGGATATTCAATACGAAGAGCTTCAAGAGCTTCTAAAGGATAAAACGCTTAAGGATACGGTCATTGCCGTAGTCGATACGGGAGTGGATCACACCCTTGCCGATTTAAGCAATGTTGTCCTGAAAGAGGACGGCTATAATTTTGTAGGACGCAATTCAGATGCGATGGACGACCACGGCCATGGAACACATGTATCGGGCATTATCGCAGCAGAGGCGAATAATCATTACTCCATGGCGGGAATCAACCCTCATGCGAAGATTCTTCCTGTTAAAGTACTCGATGCTTCAGGAAGTGGTGATACAGAACAAATCGCTTACGGGATCAAATATGCCGTCGATCACGGGGCACAGGTCATTAATTTAAGTCTTGGCGGTTCATATAGCCGTGTCATCGAGTATGCGCTGAAATATGCCCATGACCATGGAGTGACCGTCGTAGCCGCAACCGGTAATGACGGGATGGAAGGGATTTCTTATCCCGGCTCCTCAAAATATGTCGTGTCTGTCGGGGCGACAAATAATATGGACCTTGTTTCAGATTACTCAAACTTTGGAAATGGAATCGACCTTGTGGCACCTGGGACGGATATCCCAAGTCTTGTGCCCGATGGAAACGTGACGTATATGAGTGGAACGTCCATGGCGACACCTCACGTAGCTGCGGTAGCCGGTTTGCTGCTATCCCAGGATGCCGGATTGACGCCTGCTCAAGTCGAAAGGGTATTAACAAGGACAGCCCTTGATATTTCATTTAGTGAAGAAGATAACCCGGGTGATGGTTACTACTACGAAGATGAGTATCCATACCCTGCAGAAATGGTCCTTCCGGGATATGATACCGTCTCCGGCTGGGGAAGACTGGATGCATTGGGTGCAGTGACAGGAATCGCTCAAGCTAATATTGGAACGGAACGGATCTTCGGAAGCGATCGTTATGAAACGGCCGTGAAGATTTCAAGTAAAGGCTGGGAGCAATCGGATGTAGCGGTCATTGCGACGGGGCGTAATTATCCGGACGCATTGAGCGCCACACCGCTAGCTTATCACCACCAAGCACCATTACTCTTGACCAATACGACCACCCTTCCTAAGTCGGTGAAGGACGAATTGAAGCGCCTGAAAGTGAAGAAGGTGATACTGGTTGGAGGAAAATCGGTCATTAGTGCAAATGTCGAGAAAGAAGTGAAAGATTTAGGTATCAAGACGGTTTCCCGCATCAGCGGTGCCGACCGTTATGAAACGTCCGTGAAAATCGCTGAACAATTGGGCTTCACGGATCGGGCAGTCGTGGCAACCGGCCAAAGCTTCGCGGATGCCCTCTCCATTGCCCCGATAGCGGCTAGATTGGAGATGCCGATTTTATTAACATCAAAGAACGGAACACCTGATTCTGTTCAGAACTATATTGAAGAAAGCATGTTCGAGCAGTTCTACGTCATCGGCGGCGAATCCGTCATACCGGAAATGGTGGCTGAAGAGTTCATGAACTATGAGCGATTGAGTGGAAGTGACCGTTATGAAACGAATAGCAGCATCATCAGTTATTTCGCAGGTGAATTGAACATCACCACTCCTTTCATCGCGACTGGAAAGAACTATCCTGATGCCCTTGCCGGTTCTGCCCTTGCAGCGGTTGAAGGGAATCCTGTCGTCCTGACTCATCCGAAAGAGGCACAGTTTACAACGATGGATACCCTTGCGATGTTCGCTCCCGTTACGGATCAGTATTATATCCTCGGTGGAGAGGGAGCCATCTCGGATTCTGTGATTGAATCACTTTTAGCCCAATAA
- a CDS encoding competence protein ComK, translating into MVTRRTVAICPAYDGVHQSVVHDFGGRKAFSEKTAMEILDESCMTYRSTYDGRIKAVRHAFDYLRKTPLMICPQQYIYAIPTKAPTDYDCIWLFCQHIEFTSTREGKTYVHFTNGEQLEINCSESVITRQRERAAITMTHFSTIPTISSMNRNETGLHLPGFHSPHHNLDELGPQL; encoded by the coding sequence ATGGTTACTCGAAGGACTGTGGCAATTTGCCCGGCGTATGATGGGGTTCATCAGTCAGTGGTCCATGACTTCGGTGGTAGAAAGGCATTCAGCGAAAAAACCGCAATGGAAATTCTGGATGAATCTTGCATGACTTACAGGTCCACGTACGATGGAAGGATCAAAGCCGTGCGGCATGCATTCGACTACCTTAGAAAAACACCTCTCATGATCTGCCCGCAGCAATACATCTATGCGATACCCACCAAGGCCCCTACCGATTATGATTGCATATGGCTGTTCTGCCAGCATATCGAATTCACCTCCACCAGAGAAGGAAAAACCTATGTGCATTTCACCAACGGAGAGCAGCTTGAAATCAACTGTTCAGAAAGTGTCATCACCAGACAGAGGGAGAGAGCAGCCATCACCATGACCCACTTCTCAACCATCCCAACCATCTCATCCATGAACCGCAACGAAACCGGACTCCATCTGCCAGGGTTCCACTCACCCCATCACAACCTGGACGAACTCGGCCCCCAACTTTGA
- the murQ gene encoding N-acetylmuramic acid 6-phosphate etherase: MKEDNVFELSTEKVNQNTLGIDTASTGEILHMMNEEDQKVAEAVRLVIPQIEEVVDKVVTSISQGGRLIYMGAGTSGRLGVLDAVECPPTFSVDSDVVVGLIAGGEKAFVKAVEGAEDDEGLGVSDLKEFGLTPLDTVVGIAASGRTPYVIGGLKYAREVGATAVALSCNTGSKISAEAELAIEVDAGPEALTGSTRLKAGTAQKMVLNMISTASMIKLGKAYGNLMVDVNISNYKLEQRAIGIIESITGADKETAAATLKKANNEVKPSIVMITLGCGYEEAKNRLEDANGYVRLAIEK, from the coding sequence GTGAAAGAAGATAATGTTTTTGAATTATCAACAGAGAAGGTGAATCAGAATACGCTCGGGATCGATACAGCGAGTACCGGCGAGATTCTTCACATGATGAACGAGGAAGATCAGAAGGTGGCGGAAGCCGTCCGGCTCGTCATCCCACAAATAGAGGAAGTCGTCGATAAGGTCGTGACATCGATCTCACAAGGCGGAAGATTGATCTATATGGGAGCCGGCACCAGCGGCAGGCTGGGTGTCCTGGATGCGGTGGAATGCCCTCCGACGTTCAGCGTGGACAGTGATGTCGTCGTCGGATTGATTGCCGGCGGTGAGAAGGCATTCGTGAAGGCGGTGGAAGGAGCCGAGGATGATGAGGGATTAGGAGTGTCCGACCTGAAAGAATTCGGACTGACTCCTCTGGATACCGTTGTCGGAATAGCGGCAAGCGGGCGTACCCCTTATGTCATCGGTGGCCTGAAATATGCACGGGAAGTAGGCGCGACGGCAGTGGCTCTTTCCTGTAATACTGGCTCGAAAATCTCTGCCGAAGCAGAGCTTGCCATCGAAGTGGATGCAGGTCCCGAAGCACTGACGGGGTCCACACGGTTAAAGGCGGGTACGGCTCAGAAAATGGTCCTGAATATGATCTCCACAGCAAGCATGATCAAGCTTGGGAAAGCCTACGGAAACCTGATGGTGGATGTGAATATCAGTAACTACAAGCTTGAGCAGCGGGCGATCGGCATCATCGAGAGCATCACGGGGGCTGATAAAGAAACGGCCGCAGCGACATTGAAGAAGGCGAATAATGAAGTGAAACCTTCGATTGTGATGATTACTCTCGGCTGCGGATATGAAGAAGCGAAGAACCGCCTGGAAGATGCCAACGGATATGTCCGTCTGGCCATAGAAAAATAG
- a CDS encoding PTS transporter subunit EIIC, whose translation MKLTNKELAGVLLERFGGADNIASYEHCMTRLRVKVYNEDLIQKAEIKKTEGVLGFVEDETYQVILGPGKVNKVTEEFGKLVAATKGELDLKARAAEQKADLKKKNATPFKLLLRRVANIFIPLIPALIASGLITGFTKFFVQAGWLSGESQLVMMLSIIGSGLFGYLGILVGMNAAKEFGGSAALGGLAGILIINPAIGDVTLFGENLLPGRGGLIGVLIAAIFMAFVEKNVRKVIPQAIDIIVTPTIALLVTGLLTYTVFMPVGGFISDIITNGLLSLIDMGGLVAGFVLGATFLPLVVTGLHQGLTPVHLELINTIGDDPLLPILAMGGAGQVGAAFAIFMKTKKKKLKRAIGGALPAGMLGIGEPLIFGVTLPLGRPFLTACLGAGFGGAFQAYFDVATFAIGVSGLPLIFLVNAGEILYYTLGLLIAYAAGFALTYLFGFKDEMASEFE comes from the coding sequence GTGAAATTGACGAATAAAGAACTGGCTGGAGTCTTATTGGAACGGTTTGGCGGTGCTGATAATATCGCAAGCTATGAACATTGCATGACGAGATTAAGAGTGAAAGTGTACAACGAAGATCTCATTCAGAAAGCAGAAATCAAAAAAACCGAGGGTGTCCTTGGGTTCGTGGAAGATGAAACGTATCAGGTCATCCTGGGACCGGGGAAGGTCAATAAGGTGACGGAAGAATTCGGGAAGCTCGTTGCCGCCACAAAAGGGGAACTTGACCTGAAGGCACGGGCAGCAGAACAAAAGGCCGACCTGAAGAAAAAGAACGCGACCCCATTCAAGCTGCTTCTCAGACGCGTGGCGAATATCTTCATTCCCCTGATTCCTGCGCTGATTGCGTCAGGATTGATCACAGGGTTCACGAAGTTCTTCGTACAGGCAGGCTGGCTGAGCGGGGAATCCCAGCTTGTCATGATGCTTTCCATCATCGGAAGTGGATTATTCGGCTACCTCGGTATCCTTGTCGGGATGAATGCGGCGAAGGAATTCGGAGGCTCGGCGGCACTCGGTGGCTTGGCCGGGATTCTGATCATCAATCCCGCCATTGGTGATGTGACGCTATTTGGAGAAAACTTATTGCCTGGCCGTGGCGGATTGATCGGTGTCTTGATTGCTGCCATCTTTATGGCTTTTGTAGAAAAGAATGTTCGTAAGGTCATCCCGCAGGCGATCGATATCATTGTGACGCCTACGATTGCGTTACTCGTTACAGGCTTATTGACGTACACGGTATTTATGCCGGTCGGCGGATTTATTTCAGACATTATTACAAATGGCCTTCTTTCTCTTATTGATATGGGCGGCCTTGTTGCCGGATTCGTCCTTGGCGCAACCTTCCTGCCACTCGTGGTGACAGGCTTGCATCAAGGATTGACACCGGTGCATTTGGAACTGATCAACACAATCGGGGACGATCCGTTATTACCGATCCTGGCCATGGGTGGAGCCGGTCAGGTCGGGGCGGCGTTCGCCATCTTCATGAAAACGAAAAAGAAGAAGCTGAAGCGGGCAATCGGAGGGGCGCTGCCTGCGGGGATGCTTGGAATCGGTGAGCCACTGATTTTTGGTGTCACCCTTCCTTTAGGCCGACCGTTCCTGACGGCTTGTTTAGGAGCAGGCTTCGGTGGGGCATTCCAGGCGTACTTTGATGTGGCGACGTTCGCCATCGGGGTATCCGGTCTGCCGTTGATCTTCCTGGTCAACGCAGGGGAGATTCTCTACTATACTCTTGGACTATTGATTGCCTATGCGGCAGGATTTGCTTTGACATACCTGTTCGGGTTCAAGGATGAAATGGCGAGTGAGTTTGAATGA
- a CDS encoding MupG family TIM beta-alpha barrel fold protein, translated as MIGISVYVSDEDAEERILRASSSGVKLAFTSLHIPEESGISPKRVRDLLSLFKREGFRVFADVSKKTPAMLGLHHFEEVKELGVTSLRLDDGFTTDEMLQLSRQFRIAINASTVGKKELQGWIESGLATENMIAWHNFYPKPETGLDEEYFLGQQNLYDTLGIPVYAFIPGDEKKRGPLHLGLPTLEDHRDQSPYISAVQLKRWGVTGVFVGDPGCSEQLLGKLVRFDQEEVIELSYSGSGEIEGEYQLRPDPGRDVFRLLDTRTESGIPPQHTGERPRGTITQDNDLYGRYRGEIQIVRRNLQSDPKVNVIGRICTEHLNLLELFESGQRIEMKGNFIH; from the coding sequence ATGATCGGAATATCCGTCTATGTGTCTGATGAAGACGCGGAAGAGCGAATCCTCCGCGCTTCTTCATCGGGTGTCAAACTCGCCTTTACCTCCCTTCATATTCCTGAAGAATCAGGTATCAGCCCCAAGCGGGTGAGGGATCTCCTCTCCCTTTTTAAAAGGGAAGGGTTCCGGGTATTTGCCGATGTCTCGAAAAAGACACCTGCCATGTTAGGGCTTCATCATTTTGAAGAGGTGAAGGAACTGGGCGTCACGTCCCTGAGACTGGACGATGGATTCACGACGGATGAAATGCTCCAGTTATCCCGTCAGTTTCGGATCGCTATTAATGCGAGTACCGTTGGAAAAAAAGAACTTCAGGGTTGGATTGAAAGCGGGCTAGCAACAGAAAACATGATTGCCTGGCATAACTTTTATCCTAAACCGGAAACGGGCCTGGATGAGGAGTATTTTCTGGGGCAGCAAAACCTTTATGATACGCTCGGTATTCCCGTCTATGCGTTCATACCAGGGGATGAAAAGAAGCGGGGGCCTCTACATCTGGGCCTTCCCACTTTGGAAGACCATCGCGATCAAAGCCCTTATATCAGCGCTGTACAATTGAAGCGGTGGGGCGTAACGGGTGTCTTCGTTGGCGATCCGGGCTGTTCTGAGCAACTGCTTGGGAAACTGGTACGCTTTGATCAGGAAGAGGTCATCGAGCTCTCTTACAGTGGAAGCGGGGAAATCGAAGGGGAGTACCAGCTTCGGCCGGATCCGGGCCGGGATGTGTTTCGGTTATTGGATACAAGGACGGAAAGCGGGATTCCTCCACAACATACCGGGGAGAGACCAAGAGGGACGATTACACAGGATAATGATCTGTATGGGCGGTATAGAGGGGAAATACAGATTGTTCGACGAAACTTACAAAGTGACCCTAAAGTGAATGTTATAGGTAGAATTTGTACTGAGCACTTGAATCTTTTAGAGTTGTTTGAGTCAGGCCAAAGAATCGAGATGAAAGGGAACTTCATACATTGA
- a CDS encoding cell wall-binding repeat-containing protein, which yields MKKICTGLCVFLLIFSFSITPTLAAVPFDPSSIKKEIFSVSKQQSSKAINDSIPHGLKEKMRGLKKVEDMKLMGDIYEQEPNDAPHQADAINLDDIVFGTFWWEEDLDFYSLNMDETQDTYIYGTTLTPLNDLGYLLFSPEGEAIYPDELLQEGSEKLLIYYSLPPGSYYLVATDLNMFGGDGVYGLTAFTGEETTDNVYRIYGNDRYETAIEISKAGWPDGSDTVVLARDTTFPDALAGAPFAYQEDAPILLNPKTSLNNKVKERIKELGAKKVVILGGEGAISGEVAKELKKNGLDVQRIGGKTRYETAANIAKQLGDYNQAVIAYGGNFPDALSIAPYAASNGIPILLSPKQELASETKEALKSVTDTIIVGGKGVISEQVEKQLAKKNPTRLSGKDRYETSVNIATQLQIPGDIITVATGENFADALTGSVLAAKYYEPIILVQKNKVPAPVRTYISDNRTWYYTVLGGEGAISQQVVEELSGM from the coding sequence ATGAAGAAAATCTGCACCGGCTTATGTGTGTTTCTACTTATCTTCAGTTTCAGTATCACTCCAACACTTGCTGCCGTTCCATTCGATCCATCATCCATCAAAAAAGAAATTTTCTCAGTTTCAAAGCAACAATCTTCCAAGGCAATCAATGATTCAATCCCTCATGGACTTAAGGAAAAGATGAGAGGATTGAAGAAGGTGGAAGATATGAAATTGATGGGGGATATATATGAACAGGAACCTAATGATGCCCCTCATCAGGCTGACGCTATCAATCTTGACGATATTGTATTCGGAACCTTCTGGTGGGAGGAAGACTTGGACTTTTACAGCTTGAATATGGATGAAACTCAAGATACGTATATTTACGGAACCACATTGACGCCCCTCAATGACCTTGGATATTTGCTTTTCAGTCCGGAAGGAGAGGCGATTTATCCGGATGAGTTGCTCCAGGAGGGAAGTGAAAAGCTCCTGATCTATTATTCATTACCTCCTGGTTCGTATTATCTGGTAGCCACTGATCTAAACATGTTTGGTGGAGACGGAGTGTATGGTCTTACCGCTTTTACTGGTGAAGAAACCACAGATAATGTGTATCGGATATACGGGAACGACCGGTACGAAACGGCGATTGAAATTTCAAAGGCAGGTTGGCCGGATGGTTCAGATACGGTTGTATTGGCAAGAGACACCACATTTCCTGACGCCTTGGCAGGTGCCCCCTTCGCTTATCAGGAAGATGCGCCGATTCTATTAAATCCAAAGACCAGCTTAAATAATAAAGTGAAAGAACGAATAAAAGAATTAGGGGCTAAGAAAGTGGTCATTTTAGGAGGGGAAGGGGCCATATCCGGTGAAGTTGCCAAGGAACTGAAGAAAAACGGCTTGGATGTACAGCGGATCGGAGGGAAAACAAGATATGAAACGGCAGCAAACATCGCCAAACAATTGGGCGATTACAACCAGGCCGTCATTGCCTATGGCGGTAACTTCCCGGACGCCTTATCCATCGCCCCGTATGCTGCATCCAATGGGATTCCGATCCTTTTGAGCCCTAAACAGGAATTAGCGAGTGAAACGAAGGAAGCCCTGAAGTCTGTTACGGATACGATTATAGTGGGAGGGAAGGGAGTCATCTCAGAGCAGGTGGAAAAACAACTTGCCAAAAAGAATCCTACTCGCCTTTCAGGTAAAGACCGTTATGAAACATCGGTCAACATCGCCACTCAGCTTCAAATTCCGGGGGATATCATTACAGTTGCAACAGGAGAAAATTTTGCAGATGCCCTAACAGGATCCGTGCTTGCAGCAAAATACTATGAGCCTATCATTCTGGTTCAGAAAAATAAAGTGCCAGCACCGGTAAGGACGTATATTTCAGATAATAGAACCTGGTATTACACCGTACTTGGCGGAGAAGGGGCCATTTCTCAACAAGTGGTGGAAGAGCTGAGCGGCATGTAA